The following are encoded together in the Triticum dicoccoides isolate Atlit2015 ecotype Zavitan chromosome 6B, WEW_v2.0, whole genome shotgun sequence genome:
- the LOC119324085 gene encoding probable fucosyltransferase 7 codes for MDMKRARSPRAPADGDDDKRRAASAKWGGAVRPKMVLVGFLISLALLAFTFGGRSAALPSTPSSPSSVPKAGGRHVVDGAGGATPKKTVIPPKNVAAPATTPSQDKLLGGLLSAAFDESSCQSRYKSSLYRKPSPFPLSPYLVKKLRKYETYHKKCGPGTQRYRTAVEQLQAGRNADSSECKYVVWFPCNGLGNRMLTIASTFLYALLSGRVMLVNVPREQEGLFCEPFPATSWVLPGGFPEGNPMKLNVGAPESYVNMLKNGVIRYDTPAASLPAHVYLHVEQTRLRLSDNIFCDDDQKLLRKFTWMILKSDSYFAPALFLTPMYEKELARMFPQKEATFHHLGRYLFHPTDRVWGIVRRYYEAYLARVDEKIGFQIRIFPEKPVKFENMYDQLTRCIREQRLLPELGEPASPAANATGNDGKVKAVLIASLYSGYYDKIRGMYYENPTKTGEIVAVYQPSHEEKQEYASNEHNQKALAEIYLLSYCDKIAMSAWSTFGYVAYGFAGVKPWILLRPDWNKEVSDVACVRSTSVEPCLHSPPILGCRAKKEVDVARVKPYVRHCEDVGFGLKMFGS; via the exons ATGGACATGAAGCGGGCGCGGAGCCCTCGGGCTCCGGCCGACGGCGACGACGACAAGAGGCGGGCTGCCAGCGCCAAGTGGGGCGGCGCCGTCCGGCCCAAGATGGTGCTAGTCGGGTTCCTCATCTCCCTGGCCCTCCTCGCGTTCACCTTCGGCGGCCGCTCGGCCGCCCTCCCCTCCACCCCCTCCTCGCCGTCCTCCGTCCCCAAGGCCGGCGGCCGGCACGTGGTCGACGGCGCCGGCGGCGCAACGCCGAAAA AAACCGTAATCCCTCCGAAGAACGTGGCCGCGCCAGCCACAACTCCGTCGCAGGACAAGCTTCTCGGCGGGCTGCTCTCGGCGGCGTTCGACGAATCCAGCTGCCAGAGCCGATACAAGTCGTCCCTGTACCGGAAGCCGTCGCCGTTCCCGCTCTCGCCGTACCTGGTGAAGAAGCTGCGCAAGTACGAGACGTACCACAAGAAGTGCGGCCCGGGCACGCAGCGGTACCGGACGGCCGTCGAGCAGCTCCAGGCGGGGCGCAACGCCGACAGCTCCGAGTGCAAGTACGTGGTGTGGTTCCCCTGCAACGGCCTCGGCAACCGCATGCTCACCATCGCCTCCACCTTCCTCTACGCGCTGCTCTCCGGCCGGGTCATGCTCGTCAACGTGCCGCGCGAACAGGAGGGCCTCTTCTGCGAGcccttcccggccacctcctgggtGCTCCCCGGCGGCTTCCCCGAGGGCAACCCGATGAAGCTCAACGTCGGCGCGCCCGAGAGCTACGTCAACATGCTCAAGAACGGCGTGATCCGGTACGACACGCCGGCGGCGTCGCTGCCGGCGCACGTGTACCTCCACGTCGAGCAGACCCGGCTGCGGCTGTCGGACAACATCTTCTGCGACGACGACCAGAAGCTGCTCCGCAAGTTCACCTGGATGATCCTCAAGTCCGACAGCTACTTCGCGCCGGCGCTGTTCCTGACGCCCATGTACGAGAAGGAGCTGGCGCGGATGTTCCCGCAGAAGGAGGCGACGTTCCACCACCTCGGCCGGTACCTCTTCCACCCGACGGACAGGGTGTGGGGGATCGTGCGGAGGTACTACGAGGCGTACCTCGCCCGGGTGGACGAGAAGATCGGGTTCCAGATCAGGATCTTCCCGGAGAAGCCGGTCAAGTTCGAGAACATGTACGACCAGCTCACCAGGTGCATCAGGGAGCAGCGCCTGCTGCCGGAGCTCGGGGAGCCGGCGTCCCCGGCGGCGAACGCGACCGGCAACGACGGGAAGGTGAAGGCTGTGCTGATCGCGTCGCTCTACTCGGGCTACTACGACAAGATCCGGGGCATGTACTACGAGAACCCGACCAAGACGGGGGAGATCGTGGCGGTGTACCAGCCGAGCCACGAGGAGAAGCAGGAGTACGCGTCCAACGAGCACAACCAGAAGGCGCTGGCGGAGATCTACCTGCTCAGCTACTGCGACAAGATCGCCATGAGCGCCTGGTCCACCTTCGGCTATGTCGCCTACGGCTTCGCCGGCGTCAAGCCCTGGATCCTGCTCCGGCCGGACTGGAACAAGGAGGTGTCCGACGTCGCCTGCGTCCGGTCCACGTCCGTCGAGCCGTGCCTGCACTCGCCGCCGATACTCGGGTGCCGGGCCAAGAAGGAGGTGGACGTGGCCCGCGTCAAGCCCTACGTCCGACACTGCGAGGACGTCGGGTTCGGCCTCAAGATGTTCGGTAGCTAA